From Candidatus Thermoplasmatota archaeon:
GTGAGAGCCGTGTAGGCAAGGTACGGAACGATCTCGACCCACGACACTCGCTTGCCCCCGTCAAGAATCCGGCGAAGCTCCCATAACGCCGCCGAAAGCTTCACGTAGCGCTGGGCTCGTCCAAAGGTGGGGGGTTCTCATGCGGGCTTACTTGCTCGTCTCGACGGAAGCAGAACGGCAGCAGGAAGTTACGAAGCGCTTGCGTGCGACTGCGGGCGTGACGTGGGCGTACGGCATCTTGGGACGGGCGGACCTTGCCGTCCGGGTCGAGGCCACAGGCTTGCGGGAATTTCGGAGGACGCTCGAGGCGGCCAACGCGATTCCGGGCGTCGTGCGGACCCAGACGCTTCTGGACCTGGAGGCGCTCTGAATGTGCATGCACCTCAGCGAGCTGCCCGGCGCAATCGTCCTCATCGTGACCAAGCGCTTTGGCAGCCCTCCTGTCGACCGCTCCGCGCTCGTGGCACGGATCTCCAAGGTCGAGCACGTGAGGGAAGCGTTTGCCACGGTGGGCGAGTTCGACATCGTGGCCCACGTCGTCGCTCCGACCGCCCATGACGTCGTGCACGCGGTCGAAGGCATCCGGCGTCTCCACGAGGTCCGCAGCGTCGAGACGCTCGCGTTCCCGCACACGCCCAGGTACGAGCACTAGGCGTTGACGTCGGGGGGATCCGAAGCTCGCGGCCCGCTGGCTGGCGAGCTAGGCAACAGCTCGATCGCGCATGGGTCTTGCTGGAATCTCCGGTTACAGCAACGGATTCTGCACGGGAAGCTTCATGCTCGCCGTAAGCGGGTGGTCCACGGGGCGGCCCAAGGCTTGCTCGTAGCGGTCCAGCACGGCCTTCTTGGCCGCGTTGTCGAACTCGCGCTTGTACTTCGTCTCGTAGTCCTTGATCTTGCCCGCGGCGTCAAGGTACTGCGGGTTCTGCTTGGCCCACTCCTTGGGGTCCATCGAGTACTTGCGCTGCACGCGATCCCGGTACAATTCGGGGATCACGTTGAACGAGCAGAAGGGCACGACGCGCCCATCGGGCATGGCGTAGTGGATGTCGCAGCGCTCCACGCGGTCCACGTCGTAGTTGTACGGGTCCATGAAGTGCATCATGCCGATGAACATGGAGTTCAGGTGGAACTTGCGAAGCCCGTCGTAGTCGCCCTTGACAAACGCCTCAAAGAGCATCTTGCCCATGTCCATGCCCTGGGGCATCTGCTCCTTGTCGATGAACGTGTTGAGCTTCCACAGGAGGCTCGACACGGCGCTTGCCTTGGCGAGGTTCTTGAAGCGGGCGGCGTTGATCTCCTCGGCCTTCTCCTCGAGGAATTCGAGCATGCCCTCGATGTCGAGGAAGCGGGAGATGGGCACGATCCGGCCGGTGCCGGGCTCCTTGAAGACGTAGGTGCCCACGCCGCAGCTGAAGTGGATGGACAGGTTGTACGTCTGTTTGCCCTTCAGCGCCTCGACGAACTTCGAGACCTTGACGGAGATGGGGACCGTGAAGAAGTCCTTCTTCGCGATCACGCCGTTTGTCTGCTCCTCGATCTTCTGGCAGGCGCCCGGAATCGTGATGCGTTGGCGCATGCGCAGCTTGTCGGGCATGCGGCCCACGAGCGAGACCGGCTGGAAGTTCACGGCGCGGACGACGTCGATGTTGGCGATGCCGAACTTGATGATGTCGCCAAGCTCGTGGTCGTTCACGCCCCCGATGACCGTGGGCACGAGCACGACGCCGATGGGCGCCTTGCGCGCGGCGTCGAGGGCCGCGGGGGCCTCCCAGAAGTTCTTGGGGTTCGTCTTTGGGGTCACGCCGTCAAACGACATGTAGAAGACGTTGCTGCCGGCGTTGCGGACGTTCTTGGCGATCGAGGGGTCGCGGGCGATGTTCACGCCGTTCGTGTTGAGCTGGACGTGGTCGTAGCCCTCCTCCTTGGCGATCTTGATGATGTCCACGAGGTCGAGCCGGCCCGTGGGCTCGCCGCCGGTGATCTGCACGCAGTTGGCGCCCGTGGGGTGTTCGTTCTTCATGGCGCGCAGCATCATGCGGATCTGCTCCTGCGAGGGCTCGTAGAGGGGCTCGCCCTCCTTCGCGTAGAAGAAGCAGTACCAGCAGGACAGGTCGCAGCGGTTCGTGATGACGATGTTGCCAAGGCCCGTGTGGCTCTTGTGCTTGGGGCACAGGCCGCACATCTTGGGGCAGTCGATGTCGATCTCCTTGACCTTCTCGAAGACGTGGGAGGTCTCGAGGTGGTTGGCAAAGTCCGCGGCGACGCGGGCGTCGCGGAACATGTCGTAGTCCTCCCAGTACTTGTCGTCGACGACGCCGTGCTCGGCGCACTTCTTGCGCAGGAGCACCTGGTTGCCCTCCTCGAAGATCACGGCCGTGATCTTCATCTTCGCGAACTTCTCCTCGTCGACGCAGTAGGGGCACAGCGACTTCGTGACGCGGATGACCGTGGCGTTGGGCTTGTCCTTCAGGAGCTCGGCGACGTAGCGCTTGACCTCGGCGGGCGGCTCCTTCACGTTGTGGGAAATCTCAAAAGGAATGTCCGAGGGCACCGACGTCCGAAGGACGACGTTGCTTCCCACTTGCTCAAGGCGTGCTGCCATAATCTCAAACCTCCAAGGCCCCAAGGGACCACAACTTTCGGAAGTGTCCGAAAGTTCGGGCCGTTATTGCGGGGGGGCACGTATATTACTTTCTACCCGCTTGTCGGCGGCTGTACGAGGCACTCGGACAGGTCAATCTGCGCCGCTCATGTTCGATGGGTTCACGCCTCGCGTTGAGGATGGGTTTCGATGCGTCGTACTGCGCTCGTGGCTTTTGCGCTACTCATGCTGGTGTCCGGCTGCGTATCGCCTCCGCCGGCTTCGGCTCCCCCGCCTTTGCAACCTGCGCCGCCTCCGGACCTCCCTCCAATCGACTCCCAGCCGGCGTTTGGAGAAGCCATCTTCGTGACGACCCTTTCGCGGAACGTCGATCCGGCCCGGCTCGGCCGGTCGCCGATTCCGGCAGAGGAGCCGCTCCTGGCGGCGGACGCCCGGGGCACGATCTACGTTGCGCTGCCGATCACGCGCGCGCTGTTCCATAGCGACGACGGCCAATCCTTCGTGTCGCTCTGGGACTCTCGCGAGTCGCGGGAGGAGGGACTGGCGGGGATCAACGACGCGAGCCTCCTCGCGGACGACGACGTGCTCTATTGGGCCGGTCTCGATTTTCGGGGGGGCGTTGCGGAGCAAGGTTTTGTCCCGTTCCAGCGATCGGAGGATCGCGGCGCCACGTGGTCCCCCCCCGGTCCTGGCACTCGACCCGGGCACTCGCCTTCACCGGCCCTGGATCGCACGCAATCCGCAGACGGCGGAACTCTTGGTAGCGGCGACGGACTTCCGCGACCTTTTGCTGACTTCTTCGGCCGACGATGGCGCGACTTGGTCACCCGTTGCCACGATCCCCGGGGGGATCCTCCTTGGACCGGCCGTCGCGGCGGAAACCTCGTTCGTCGTTCCATACTTGGAAGCGCGGACAGGCGCGGTCCACGTTGCGATTCGCGAGTCCGCCGGAGTTTGGACGACAAGGGCCGCGACGCCGGCGTTACGCTCTGACGGCGCCGGGACCCACCTTCCGATCCTGGCGCGTGACTCCGGCGGAACGTTGTACCTCGTCTACGTGTCCGGAGACGAGGCGTCGTCGGAGGTCCAGCGCGTCAGGATGGTCGTCTCCCGCGACGGCGGAGAATCGTGGGATTCCCCGATCGCCGTCTCGGCTCCAGGGCGTTCCGCGGGACACCCCTGGGTCTTGGCCGGGTCCGCGGGCCGTGTCGCGGTCGCGTTCTACCAGAGCGATGCGGGATCACGCCAGATCCCCGCTCAATGGACGGTCTTCATCGCGGCGACCGATCGCGGGGATCGAGAGGACGTCCGATGGCTGGTTGGTCCAGTCTCCCGGGACCCGGCCCACTTTGGAACCAATTGTCAAGGTTGCGTTCTACGGGACGCGTCGCGCCTGGATCACCTTGGATTCGGGTTGTTGCCCTCCGGCCATCCCATCGTCGCGTGGGGGCGTGACGCTGCATCGGATCCAGGTGGGCAAGACATCGTGGTCGCGCGAGCCCTCGATCTTCGCTTGCGCTGACGGCATGGGGGTTGATCGCCGCCCCCGGGCAAGCGCCCAACGGCCGACGCTGGACTCAGGGAAGTTTAAGGCCCGGCGTTCCATGCAAATGCAATGGCGCTTGGCTCGACCCCGGCGGAAAAGCGAATCGTGCGCGTGACAGATCACGTGACCGCCCTCGAGATCAAGAAGCACCTTTACTCGAGCTTCAGCAACGTGGCGGCGCTCATGGGGTACTCGGAAGTGCACGGGCGGATCATCGCGGCCCTCACGGCAAACGCGCGCCCGATGAGCCTTGCCGAGCTTGCCAAGGAGACGGGCTACTCGGCGAGCAGCATCTCGACGAGCCTCGACCTCCTCGAAGTCCTCGCCATGATCACGAAGGTCAAGAAGACCGGCGATCGCAAGCTGTACGTGCGCCTGGATGGCGACCTGCTCGAAGGCCTGAAGCGCGCCATCGTCGCCAAGGGCCGAAAGAGCCTCGGCAGCGCGCTCAACGAGTTCCGGCAATACGAGGAAGCCATCCAATCGCTTCCCCGCGACGACCCGGAGCGCGCCAAGGTGGAGAACATCCTCCACACGCTTCGCGGCGAGCTTGAGGTCCTCACGCAATACCTGGAGCTCCTTGGCGAGATCCAGCTTCCAAAGGACCGGTAGGGCCGTAGCGCCGGGCTACCTGTCAAGCAGGGGATCCAAAAGGAAAGGGATCCGGCTGCAAGGGGTTCGGTGTGGACATCAAGTGCCCGTTCGTTCGTTCCGGTCGCCCTCCGACCTGACCGATTCCCGTCAGGCCGGCGCGCACGCGGTTTCCCACGTACGCCTTTTCCCACCGACGATGGGGTGGACGCCTCTCGTCCCTCTGTCCCTATCCTGGGGCACGAGGCCCGGATGGGGCGCGCCTTTCGGCGTGACCGATCCCTCGCGGGACCGGGTTCGAGGAACCGCAGGTCGTCCCGACCGCAGGAGACACCCAATTCCGCCCTCGGGTCAGGCGCCCGCAGCGCCTTTCGGCGTGCGGGGGGCGTCTTCCTCCGCGTCGTCGGAGCGTCCAAGCCGATTAAGGCTCGGCGTCCGCCGGGGTGCACAGGCCCGGTCGATCCGGGCGCGCTTCGTGGTGGCGCCGGCGCTCTCGCGCTCGGCCCCGATCGCCCGCGAAGGGATCCTTCGCGTCCCGCTCGAGGCGGGTAGGCAGTCAGGCTCGCGGCTTTCGCCGCGGGGCCACAGGCCGCCATCCCGAGGGCCCCGGCAAGCCGGAACCCCCTGTCTTGTCGCCGTTTTCCGCGGGTCGTCCGCGGGTCCGGGCGGGCCTTCTCCGTCGGAGCGCTTCTCGGAGCGCCCCTATCCGTCCCCTTTCGGGGACGAATCCCAACCGAGGTTGGTCGGCGGGTCGTCGTCGATCGGCCCCCTTTCGGGAGGTCGACTCCGCGAGCCTTGCTCGCGGTTCCAATCCACCGGAGATCCGTTGCGCATGCACCCATCCGGGTTCGCGCCCGTCGGCGCTTCCACGCTCCCCACCGAGGCGGGAAACGTCCCGGGCGCAGGGCCCGGGTCCGGATTCGCGGTTCACGCGATTTCCACCGCGCCCCTTGCAGCGCGGCATCCATCCTATCGATCCGGTGGTAGAAATGGCTTTTCGCGGCAAGGTTTTTCAACCGGAAGCGCGCGGCGACAATCGTTATCTACTGCCAAGTTCCCATGGAAGGCAAAGGATCATCACTGGGCTGCTTCGACTGCGAGCCGCCGCCCTCAGCCGACGCTCACGGACGTCTCGACGGGGGCCGAGACCTCGTGCGCGTGCGATTCCGGCGTCTCGCAGACGGCCCAGCGCTCGCCCCACGCCTTCATGTCGT
This genomic window contains:
- a CDS encoding Lrp/AsnC ligand binding domain-containing protein translates to MRAYLLVSTEAERQQEVTKRLRATAGVTWAYGILGRADLAVRVEATGLREFRRTLEAANAIPGVVRTQTLLDLEAL
- a CDS encoding Lrp/AsnC ligand binding domain-containing protein, translating into MHLSELPGAIVLIVTKRFGSPPVDRSALVARISKVEHVREAFATVGEFDIVAHVVAPTAHDVVHAVEGIRRLHEVRSVETLAFPHTPRYEH
- a CDS encoding radical SAM protein, producing MAARLEQVGSNVVLRTSVPSDIPFEISHNVKEPPAEVKRYVAELLKDKPNATVIRVTKSLCPYCVDEEKFAKMKITAVIFEEGNQVLLRKKCAEHGVVDDKYWEDYDMFRDARVAADFANHLETSHVFEKVKEIDIDCPKMCGLCPKHKSHTGLGNIVITNRCDLSCWYCFFYAKEGEPLYEPSQEQIRMMLRAMKNEHPTGANCVQITGGEPTGRLDLVDIIKIAKEEGYDHVQLNTNGVNIARDPSIAKNVRNAGSNVFYMSFDGVTPKTNPKNFWEAPAALDAARKAPIGVVLVPTVIGGVNDHELGDIIKFGIANIDVVRAVNFQPVSLVGRMPDKLRMRQRITIPGACQKIEEQTNGVIAKKDFFTVPISVKVSKFVEALKGKQTYNLSIHFSCGVGTYVFKEPGTGRIVPISRFLDIEGMLEFLEEKAEEINAARFKNLAKASAVSSLLWKLNTFIDKEQMPQGMDMGKMLFEAFVKGDYDGLRKFHLNSMFIGMMHFMDPYNYDVDRVERCDIHYAMPDGRVVPFCSFNVIPELYRDRVQRKYSMDPKEWAKQNPQYLDAAGKIKDYETKYKREFDNAAKKAVLDRYEQALGRPVDHPLTASMKLPVQNPLL
- a CDS encoding MarR family transcriptional regulator, with the protein product MALGSTPAEKRIVRVTDHVTALEIKKHLYSSFSNVAALMGYSEVHGRIIAALTANARPMSLAELAKETGYSASSISTSLDLLEVLAMITKVKKTGDRKLYVRLDGDLLEGLKRAIVAKGRKSLGSALNEFRQYEEAIQSLPRDDPERAKVENILHTLRGELEVLTQYLELLGEIQLPKDR